A single region of the Brassica rapa cultivar Chiifu-401-42 chromosome A03, CAAS_Brap_v3.01, whole genome shotgun sequence genome encodes:
- the LOC103861917 gene encoding uncharacterized protein LOC103861917 gives MCLELVYHEEKTELGRQQAPGVCPYCGGKVSAVDVETKWLFCFLPLCFKVKRKYSCSSCDRRLVLYY, from the coding sequence ATGTGTTTGGAGCTTGTGTATCACGAGGAGAAGACAGAGCTTGGTCGGCAACAAGCACCGGGTGTGTGTCCATACTGCGGCGGAAAAGtgtcggcggtagatgtcgagACCAAGTGGTTGTTCTGTTTCTTACCACTATGTTTCAAGGTCAAACGCAAGTACTCTTGTTCCTCCTGTGATCGTCGTCTCGTCTTGTATTATTGA